The proteins below come from a single Roseofilum reptotaenium CS-1145 genomic window:
- a CDS encoding anthranilate synthase component II, with product MIIVIDNYDSFTYNLVQYLAELGQEFPQAKDIQVYRNDRISWEEIQELKPDGIVISPGPGRPEDSGVSLEAIAKLGPNLPILGVCLGHQGIGQVFGGKIVSASVLMHGKTSPIHHSGVGIFAGLDNPLNATRYHSLAIDRSSCPEELEITAWVEDGTIMGVRHRQYPHIQGVQFHPESILTSKGKDLLRNFLRSLPS from the coding sequence ATGATCATTGTTATTGATAACTACGATAGTTTTACTTACAATTTAGTTCAGTATTTGGCAGAATTAGGACAAGAGTTCCCCCAAGCCAAAGACATTCAGGTGTATCGAAACGATCGCATCTCCTGGGAAGAAATTCAAGAGCTTAAACCGGATGGAATCGTGATCTCTCCTGGACCGGGACGACCGGAAGATTCCGGAGTCTCCCTAGAGGCGATCGCGAAGTTAGGCCCAAACTTACCCATTCTGGGGGTTTGTCTGGGCCACCAAGGTATTGGTCAAGTGTTTGGTGGTAAAATTGTCTCTGCCTCTGTCCTCATGCATGGTAAAACTTCACCCATTCACCATAGCGGTGTGGGCATTTTTGCCGGTCTGGATAATCCTTTAAATGCGACTCGCTATCATAGTTTGGCCATTGACCGCAGCAGTTGTCCAGAAGAGTTGGAAATTACAGCTTGGGTTGAAGATGGGACAATTATGGGGGTTCGCCATCGCCAATATCCCCACATCCAAGGCGTTCAATTCCATCCCGAAAGTATTCTCACCAGCAAAGGCAAAGACCTATTGCGGAACTTTCTGCGATCGCTCCCTTCTTGA
- a CDS encoding MBL fold metallo-hydrolase — protein MKRRNFISTTGAMAIATIVTSAYSATAQTPSGLTIQSLGHTCFLFTGGGHQILVNPFRPLGCTAQYPAPNVEADLVLISSQLLDEGYVEDLPGQPRLLFEPGDYQLNGGLQVRGMVAERLEKRPGSRFPSNVSWVWKQAGIKLLHLGGMASPITVEQKILIGRPDVVFIPVGGGPKAYSPEEAQAALEILNAKIVIPTHYQTQQADPQVCDLARVDEFLALMNGTAVQRIAGDRLTLQANGLPNEGSQIKVLSL, from the coding sequence ATGAAACGGCGCAACTTTATCAGCACTACAGGGGCAATGGCGATCGCCACTATCGTCACATCTGCCTATTCTGCAACAGCCCAAACCCCCAGTGGATTAACCATACAGAGCCTTGGTCATACCTGCTTCCTATTTACTGGGGGCGGCCATCAGATTTTAGTCAACCCCTTTCGTCCCCTAGGTTGCACCGCCCAATACCCCGCCCCCAATGTGGAAGCCGATCTAGTATTAATCAGTTCTCAACTGTTGGATGAAGGCTATGTAGAAGACCTTCCTGGCCAACCCAGACTTCTATTTGAACCTGGAGATTATCAACTCAATGGTGGCTTGCAGGTGCGGGGAATGGTAGCCGAGCGGCTAGAGAAACGGCCAGGAAGCCGCTTTCCGAGTAATGTGTCTTGGGTTTGGAAACAAGCCGGAATAAAACTTTTGCATTTAGGGGGGATGGCTTCTCCCATTACCGTAGAGCAGAAAATCCTCATCGGTAGACCGGATGTCGTCTTCATTCCCGTTGGAGGTGGCCCTAAGGCCTATAGCCCCGAAGAGGCACAAGCTGCCCTAGAAATACTGAACGCTAAAATTGTCATTCCTACCCATTACCAGACCCAACAGGCCGATCCTCAAGTCTGTGATTTGGCGAGGGTGGATGAATTTCTGGCCCTGATGAATGGTACTGCTGTGCAAAGAATAGCTGGCGATCGCCTGACCCTTCAAGCCAATGGCCTGCCCAATGAAGGTTCACAAATTAAAGTGCTCTCACTCTAA